In a genomic window of Mycolicibacter heraklionensis:
- a CDS encoding DUF3558 domain-containing protein produces MSRRVVASAVAVLAVLTSLTGCSREVGGTAVKAGAGDTKRNNNSERQYPNLLKECEVLTTDILAKTVGADPLDIQSTFVGAICRWQAANPAGLIDITRFWFEQGSLDNERKVAEFLKYQIEPKTIVGVPSIVMRPADPNGSCGVASDAAGVVGWWVNPQAPGIDACEQALKLMELTLATNS; encoded by the coding sequence ATGAGCCGGCGCGTAGTGGCCAGCGCGGTCGCGGTGTTGGCAGTGTTGACCAGCTTGACGGGTTGCTCCCGTGAGGTGGGCGGCACCGCGGTCAAGGCCGGCGCGGGCGACACCAAGCGCAACAACAACTCCGAGCGGCAGTACCCGAACCTGCTCAAGGAGTGCGAGGTGCTGACCACCGACATCTTGGCCAAGACGGTGGGAGCGGACCCGCTCGACATCCAGAGCACCTTCGTCGGCGCCATCTGCCGCTGGCAGGCGGCCAACCCGGCCGGGCTGATCGACATCACCCGGTTCTGGTTCGAGCAGGGCAGCCTGGACAACGAGCGCAAGGTCGCCGAGTTCTTGAAGTATCAGATCGAGCCTAAAACCATCGTGGGCGTGCCGTCGATCGTGATGCGTCCGGCCGACCCGAACGGCTCCTGCGGGGTCGCCAGCGACGCCGCCGGAGTGGTCGGCTGGTGGGTCAACCCGCAGGCACCCGGGATCGACGCGTGCGAGCAGGCTTTGAAGCTGATGGAGCTGACGCTCGCGACCAACTCGTAG
- a CDS encoding DUF3558 domain-containing protein — translation MVGGCSDSNSPEAQGGSQSASPTAEQSNHGPSFPQCGGISDETIANLTRVAGVVGTAQNSVGCQWLLRGGIMGPHFSFSWYRGSPIGRERKTEEVSRTSVEDINIDGHSGFIAIGTAPTMGDNLCEVGIQFKDDFIEWSVSFAQKPFPDPCDVAKELTRQSIANAK, via the coding sequence ATGGTCGGCGGATGTTCCGACTCCAACTCGCCTGAAGCTCAGGGCGGCAGCCAGTCCGCGTCGCCGACGGCCGAGCAGAGCAATCACGGACCGTCGTTTCCGCAGTGCGGCGGGATCAGCGACGAGACGATCGCGAACCTGACCAGGGTGGCGGGGGTGGTCGGCACCGCACAGAACTCGGTGGGCTGCCAGTGGCTGCTGCGCGGCGGGATCATGGGCCCGCACTTCTCCTTCTCCTGGTATCGCGGGAGCCCCATCGGTCGCGAGCGCAAGACCGAGGAGGTCTCGCGTACTTCCGTGGAGGACATCAACATCGACGGCCACAGCGGTTTCATCGCGATCGGCACCGCCCCGACGATGGGCGACAACCTGTGTGAGGTCGGCATCCAATTCAAAGATGACTTCATCGAGTGGTCGGTGAGCTTCGCGCAGAAGCCGTTCCCGGATCCGTGCGACGTCGCCAAAGAGCTGACTCGCCAGTCGATTGCGAACGCGAAATGA
- a CDS encoding MarR family transcriptional regulator — MDAFEQGRWRKLLSGSANLMAALDVRLRGAHGVTLRDVLLLELLSRPDRRAHRICVLAQTLGVSPGALVGQVRRLEERGLVTRSPCQRDRRGILPRITSEGYARLHAVLDSQAYIGSTAGAD; from the coding sequence GTGGACGCGTTCGAGCAAGGGCGCTGGAGAAAGCTTCTCAGCGGCTCGGCCAATCTGATGGCGGCACTGGACGTGCGCCTGCGCGGTGCACACGGCGTCACCCTTCGCGACGTCCTGCTGCTGGAGCTGCTCAGCAGGCCGGACCGGCGGGCACATCGCATCTGCGTGCTGGCGCAGACGCTCGGGGTGTCACCGGGTGCACTGGTCGGCCAGGTCCGTCGGTTGGAGGAGCGCGGCCTGGTCACCCGCAGCCCGTGCCAACGCGACCGGCGCGGCATTCTGCCCCGGATCACCAGCGAGGGCTACGCGCGTCTTCACGCCGTGCTGGACAGCCAGGCGTATATCGGCAGTACAGCAGGCGCGGATTAG